The Malus sylvestris chromosome 12, drMalSylv7.2, whole genome shotgun sequence genome contains a region encoding:
- the LOC126594265 gene encoding uncharacterized protein LOC126594265, with the protein MANHDLMLGQSHNLALGQNQQVLGHNHNIGLGQNHDFQLGQSSEHHLGLGQAHDHDVGLGHADHELGLGQSHDQEGDDGHSYGHDNELGVDQKPNHDDHEMALPTQNHSMVLENNELAVSEGQELDENMELSMVQNNEMGIESAHGLSIQESDFALSPSPVIQARTAHVNPNYELSVGQEFPDVKSCRRALRDTAIALHFEMQTIKSDKTRFTAKCATEGCPWRIHAAKLPGVPTFTIRTIIDNHTCGGISHLGHQQASVQWVANSVEQRLRENPNYKPKEILEEIHRVHGITLSYKQAWRGKERIMAAMRGSFEEGYRLLPQYCEQLKRTNPGSIASVYACVDDNSFQRLFISYQASIYGFLNACRPLLGLDRTYLKSKYLGTLLLATGFDGDGALFPLAFGVVDEENDDNWMWFLSELHNLLEINTENMPRLTILSDRQKGIVDGVEANFPTAFHGFCMRHLSDSFRKEFNNTMLVNLLWEAAQVLTVIEFEAKILEIEEISQDAAYWIRRIPPRLWATAYFEGTRFGHLTANVVESLNAWILEASGLPIIQMMEYVRRQLMTWFNERREISMQWTSILVPSAERRVLDAEERARTYQVLRANEAEFEVISHEGTNIVDIRNRCCLCRAWQLYGLPCAHAVAALKSCRQQVNRFTESCFTVTTYRKTYSQTIHPIPDKSLWKELSEGDPNGSMIVDVLINPPKSLRPPGRPRKKRVRAEDRGRVKRVVHCSRCNQTGHFRTTCAAPI; encoded by the coding sequence ATGGCTAACCACGATTTGATGCTTGGGCAAAGTCACAATTTAGCGCTTGGGCAGAATCAGCAAGTACTGGGCCACAATCATAACATAGGACTTGGGCAAAATCATGATTTTCAATTGGGACAGTCTAGTGAGCATCATTTGGGTTTGGGACAGGCCCATGACCATGACGTGGGTTTAGGGCATGCTGATCATGAATTGGGTTTAGGACAGAGCCATGACCAAGAAGGGGATGATGGTCACAGCTATGGGCATGATAACGAGTTAGGTGTGGATCAGAAACCTAATCATGATGACCATGAAATGGCTCTTCCTACTCAGAACCATAGTATGGTCTTAGAGAACAATGAACTGGCCGTCTCAGAGGGCCAAGAACTTGATGAAAATATGGAACTGTCTATGGttcaaaataatgaaatgggGATAGAATCTGCCCATGGTTTGAGTATCCAGGAATCTGATTTTGCACTCAGCCCCAGTCCTGTGATTCAGGCCCGTACGGCGCATGTAAATCCCAATTATGAATTGTCAGTGGGGCAAGAGTTCCCTGATGTCAAGAGCTGCCGGAGGGCACTAAGGGATACTGCTATTGCTTTACACTTTGAAATGCAGACTATTAAATCTGACAAGACTCGCTTCACTGCCAAATGTGCCACTGAGGGATGCCCATGGCGTATTCATGCTGCAAAGCTTCCTGGAGTTCCAACTTTCACAATCAGGACCATCATTGATAATCATACATGTGGAGGAATTTCTCATCTTGGCCATCAGCAAGCCTCAGTTCAATGGGTTGCAAATTCTGTGGAGCAACGGCTTAGAGAGAACCCTAATTACAAGCCAAAGGAGATACTGGAGGAGATTCACCGAGTTCATGGTATCACCTTATCATACAAGCAAGCTTGGCGAGGCAAGGAGCGTATCATGGCTGCAATGCGTGGTTCCTTTGAAGAAGGGTATCGCTTGCTTCCACAATATTGTGAACAGCTTAAACGGACAAACCCAGGGAGTATTGCATCCGTCTATGCATGCGTGGATGATAACAGCTTCCAACGCCTCTTCATATCATATCAGGCATCAATTTATGGTTTCCTGAATGCTTGTCGGCCCCTCCTTGGACTTGATAGGACATATTTGAAAAGTAAGTATCtgggaactttgcttcttgcgaCCGGTTTTGATGGTGATGGTGCTCTCTTTCCTCTGGCATTTGGGGTTGTTGATGAGGAGAATGATGATAACTGGATGTGGTTTCTTTCTGAACTTCATAATCTGCTTGAGATTAATACAGAAAATATGCCTAGGCTTACAATTTTGTCAGACAGGCAGAAGGGCATTGTAGATGGAGTTGAAGCAAACTTTCCCACTGCTTTTCATGGATTTTGCATGCGTCACTTGAGTGATAGCTTCCGCAAAGAGTTTAACAATACAATGCTTGTTAATCTTTTATGGGAGGCTGCTCAAGTTCTCACTGTTATAGAATTTGAAGCAAAAATTTTGGAGATTGAAGAGATATCACAAGATGCTGCATATTGGATTCGGCGAATTCCACCTCGCTTGTGGGCTACTGCTTATTTTGAGGGAACAAGATTTGGGCATTTGACAGCTAACGTAGTTGAATCTCTAAATGCTTGGATATTGGAGGCGTCGGGGCTTCCAATCATTCAGATGATGGAATACGTCAGAAGGCAGCTGATGACTTGGTTCAATGAGCGTCGAGAGATCAGTATGCAGTGGACATCGATTCTTGTGCCCAGTGCAGAGAGACGTGTTTTGGACGCTGAAGAGCGTGCACGCACTTATCAGGTCCTTCGTGCTAATGAGGCTGAATTTGAAGTTATATCCCATGAAGGGACGAACATAGTGGACATTCGAAACCGTTGCTGCCTTTGTCGGGCCTGGCAGCTTTATGGTTTGCCATGTGCACATGCCGTTGCAGCACTTAAATCGTGCAGGCAGCAAGTCAACCGATTTACAGAGAGCTGCTTCACAGTCACCACCTATCGGAAGACATACTCACAAACAATACATCCTATTCCAGACAAGTCCCTCTGGAAGGAGTTATCCGAGGGAGATCCAAATGGGAGCATGATTGTTGATGTTCTAATCAATCCACCTAAGTCCCTCCGCCCACCAGGACGGCCGAGAAAGAAGCGTGTCCGAGCAGAAGACCGTGGCCGTGTGAAGCGAGTGGTGCATTGTAGTCGGTGCAATCAAACCGGCCACTTTAGGACGACTTGTGCGGCCCCCATCTAG